In Calliopsis andreniformis isolate RMS-2024a chromosome 6, iyCalAndr_principal, whole genome shotgun sequence, a single genomic region encodes these proteins:
- the LOC143180925 gene encoding aquaporin AQPAe.a-like isoform X2, whose product MSRDIGFKKLIQGEGALKNTVLVALAEILGTSMLVFMGCMGCIGSLGVVPSHLQISLAFGLTVMVVIQSLGHISQAHVNPAITVGAVMLGVKTLPEGVVYLLSQLVGSIIGYGLLKAVTPMGRLTSKGPNEEAMFCVTDLHTDLSAIQGLLLEGVSTGILMLVACAVWDSRNAKNTDSVPIRFGLTVAVLATTVGPYTGCSMNPARSLAPALWNGQWSHHWIYWFGPIGGALLSSFMYKTIFGIQRQTEEETVPEAVALNSVGSHKTEA is encoded by the exons ATGTCTCGCGATATCG GCTTCAAGAAACTAATACAAGGCGAGGGAGCCTTGAAGAACACCGTGCTGGTAGCACTAGCAGAAATACTCGGTACCTCGATGTTGGTATTTATGGGATGCATGGGATGCATTGGAAGTCTCGGTGTAGTACCTTCTCACTTGCAAATATCGTTGGCCTTCGGTTTGACCGTGATGGTCGTAATTCAG TCTCTCGGACATATCAGTCAGGCCCATGTTAATCCAGCGATAACTGTAGGTGCAGTCATGCTAGGGGTGAAAACTCTTCCTGAGGGTGTCGTTTACCTTCTGTCGCAACTTGTAGGCAGCATTATAGGATACGGATTGCTCAAG GCAGTGACGCCGATGGGACGTTTGACCAGCAAAGGCCCGAACGAGGAGGCCATGTTTTGCGTGACCGATTTGCACACAGACCTGTCGGCCATCCAAGGTCTGCTGCTAGAGGGTGTCTCCACTGGAATACTGATGTTGGTCGCGTGCGCGGTTTGGGACAGCAGGAACGCAAAAAACACCGACTCGGTGCCAATTAGATTCGGTCTGACAGTCGCTGTGCTGGCTACCACTGTGGGCCCCTACACGGGATGCAGCATGAACCCCGCCAGATCGCTGGCCCCTGCCCTCTGGAACGGTCAGTGGTCCCACCACTGGATTTACTGGTTCGGACCTATCGGAGGCGCCCTGCTCTCATCCTTCATGTACAAGACTATTTTCGGAATACAGAGGCAAACAGAAGAAGAAACTGTTCCGGAAGCTGTGGCGTTGAACAGCGTGGGGAGTCATAAGACAGAA GCTTGA
- the LOC143180925 gene encoding aquaporin AQPAe.a-like isoform X1 — protein sequence MPSNRFNLGFKKLIQGEGALKNTVLVALAEILGTSMLVFMGCMGCIGSLGVVPSHLQISLAFGLTVMVVIQSLGHISQAHVNPAITVGAVMLGVKTLPEGVVYLLSQLVGSIIGYGLLKAVTPMGRLTSKGPNEEAMFCVTDLHTDLSAIQGLLLEGVSTGILMLVACAVWDSRNAKNTDSVPIRFGLTVAVLATTVGPYTGCSMNPARSLAPALWNGQWSHHWIYWFGPIGGALLSSFMYKTIFGIQRQTEEETVPEAVALNSVGSHKTEA from the exons GCTTCAAGAAACTAATACAAGGCGAGGGAGCCTTGAAGAACACCGTGCTGGTAGCACTAGCAGAAATACTCGGTACCTCGATGTTGGTATTTATGGGATGCATGGGATGCATTGGAAGTCTCGGTGTAGTACCTTCTCACTTGCAAATATCGTTGGCCTTCGGTTTGACCGTGATGGTCGTAATTCAG TCTCTCGGACATATCAGTCAGGCCCATGTTAATCCAGCGATAACTGTAGGTGCAGTCATGCTAGGGGTGAAAACTCTTCCTGAGGGTGTCGTTTACCTTCTGTCGCAACTTGTAGGCAGCATTATAGGATACGGATTGCTCAAG GCAGTGACGCCGATGGGACGTTTGACCAGCAAAGGCCCGAACGAGGAGGCCATGTTTTGCGTGACCGATTTGCACACAGACCTGTCGGCCATCCAAGGTCTGCTGCTAGAGGGTGTCTCCACTGGAATACTGATGTTGGTCGCGTGCGCGGTTTGGGACAGCAGGAACGCAAAAAACACCGACTCGGTGCCAATTAGATTCGGTCTGACAGTCGCTGTGCTGGCTACCACTGTGGGCCCCTACACGGGATGCAGCATGAACCCCGCCAGATCGCTGGCCCCTGCCCTCTGGAACGGTCAGTGGTCCCACCACTGGATTTACTGGTTCGGACCTATCGGAGGCGCCCTGCTCTCATCCTTCATGTACAAGACTATTTTCGGAATACAGAGGCAAACAGAAGAAGAAACTGTTCCGGAAGCTGTGGCGTTGAACAGCGTGGGGAGTCATAAGACAGAA GCTTGA
- the LOC143180925 gene encoding aquaporin AQPAe.a-like isoform X3, translated as MLVFMGCMGCIGSLGVVPSHLQISLAFGLTVMVVIQSLGHISQAHVNPAITVGAVMLGVKTLPEGVVYLLSQLVGSIIGYGLLKAVTPMGRLTSKGPNEEAMFCVTDLHTDLSAIQGLLLEGVSTGILMLVACAVWDSRNAKNTDSVPIRFGLTVAVLATTVGPYTGCSMNPARSLAPALWNGQWSHHWIYWFGPIGGALLSSFMYKTIFGIQRQTEEETVPEAVALNSVGSHKTEA; from the exons ATGTTGGTATTTATGGGATGCATGGGATGCATTGGAAGTCTCGGTGTAGTACCTTCTCACTTGCAAATATCGTTGGCCTTCGGTTTGACCGTGATGGTCGTAATTCAG TCTCTCGGACATATCAGTCAGGCCCATGTTAATCCAGCGATAACTGTAGGTGCAGTCATGCTAGGGGTGAAAACTCTTCCTGAGGGTGTCGTTTACCTTCTGTCGCAACTTGTAGGCAGCATTATAGGATACGGATTGCTCAAG GCAGTGACGCCGATGGGACGTTTGACCAGCAAAGGCCCGAACGAGGAGGCCATGTTTTGCGTGACCGATTTGCACACAGACCTGTCGGCCATCCAAGGTCTGCTGCTAGAGGGTGTCTCCACTGGAATACTGATGTTGGTCGCGTGCGCGGTTTGGGACAGCAGGAACGCAAAAAACACCGACTCGGTGCCAATTAGATTCGGTCTGACAGTCGCTGTGCTGGCTACCACTGTGGGCCCCTACACGGGATGCAGCATGAACCCCGCCAGATCGCTGGCCCCTGCCCTCTGGAACGGTCAGTGGTCCCACCACTGGATTTACTGGTTCGGACCTATCGGAGGCGCCCTGCTCTCATCCTTCATGTACAAGACTATTTTCGGAATACAGAGGCAAACAGAAGAAGAAACTGTTCCGGAAGCTGTGGCGTTGAACAGCGTGGGGAGTCATAAGACAGAA GCTTGA